Proteins encoded in a region of the Populus alba chromosome 13, ASM523922v2, whole genome shotgun sequence genome:
- the LOC118044020 gene encoding flowering locus K homology domain: MADVDQGIGEHEVDHAAVHGVDPAADCVDHPVDHGLDSTDLGLDHGTDHAVDHGVDHITGPGLAVEHDDMDHPTDHHVDPSIDHDVDRPVNDMDNAIDQVPENNEASKQGHDEDTVSGGGEKRWPGWPGESVFRMLVPAQKVGSIIGRKGEFIKKIVEETRARIKILDGPPGTTERAVMVSAKEEPDSSLPPAMDGLLRVHKRIIDGLDSDSSNTPPASGAKVSTRLLVPASQAGSLIGKQGGTVKSIQEASTCIVRVLGAEDLPVFALQDDRVVEVLGEAAGVHKAVELIASHLRKFLVDRSIIPLFEMQMQMSNPSMEQMPPHQSWGPPQPLPPNHGGGPGYGQNPQYMPPPRQLDNYYPPADMPPLMEKQPHQGISAYGREAPMGSHASSNAQAAPSMITQITQQMQIPLSYADAVIGTAGASISYIRRASGATVTIQETRGVPGAMTVEISGTASQVQTAQQLIQNFMAEAGAPAQPQTGGAADQGYNPYSHSSVYASPPSNPEHTGHAGGYGSMYGANYGY, encoded by the exons ATGGCGGATGTTGATCAAGGCATTGGTGAGCATGAAGTGGATCATGCTGCAGTTCATGGTGTGGATCCTGCTGCTGACTGTGTTGATCATCCTGTAGACCATGGTTTGGACTCCACTGACCTTGGATTGGATCATGGCACTGATCATGCTGTAGATCATGGTGTGGATCACATCACAGGTCCTGGATTGGCAGTAGAGCATGATGACATGGATCACCCTACAGATCATCATGTGGATCCTTCTATAGACCACGATGTGGATCGCCCTGTGAACGACATGGATAATGCTATCGATCAAGTGCCTGAAAATAATGAGGCTTCAAAGCAAGGACATGACGAGGATACAGTCTCTGGAGGTGGTGAGAAGAGGTGGCCTGGATGGCCTGGAGAGAGTGTGTTTCGGATGTTGGTTCCTGCTCAAAAAGTAGGCAGTATCATTGGCCGTAAAGGGGAGTTCATTAAAAAGATAGTCGAGGAGACAAGAGCACGCATTAAGATACTTGATGGTCCTCCAGGGACGACAGAAAGAGCT GTAATGGTATCTGCCAAGGAGGAGCCTGATTCCTCTCTTCCTCCTGCTATGGATGGCCTACTGAGGGTTCACAAACGCATTATTGATGGTTTGGACAGTGATTCTTCTAACACTCCACCAGCCAGTGGAGCTAAGGTTTCAACAAGGCTGCTAGTACCAGCCTCACAAGCTGGAAGTTTGATAGGAAAACAAGGAGGAACCGTTAAATCTATCCAAGAGGCATCGACTTGCATAGTTAGAGTTCTTGGTGCAG AAGACCTTCCAGTTTTTGCTCTTCAAGATGACAGGGTTGTTGAAGTATTGGGGGAAGCAGCTGGAGTGCACAAAGCAGTGGAGTTAATTGCATCTCATCTCAGGAAATTTTTAGTTGACCGAAGTATAATTCCGTTATTTGAAATGCAA ATGCAAATGTCGAATCCTTCAATGGAGCAGATGCCACCACATCAATCATGGGGTCCACCTCAACCCCTTCCTCCAAATCATGGTGGAGGACCTGGTTATGGACAAAATCCCCAATATATGCCACCTCCGCGACAGCTTGACAATTACTACCCTCCTGCTGACATGCCACCTCTAATGGAAAAGCAACCTCACCAGGGTATATCTGCATATGGAAGAGAAGCTCCCATGGGCAGCCATGCTTCATCAAATGCCCAAGCTGCACCATCAATGATCACACAg ATTACACAACAAATGCAAATCCCATTATCATATGCTGATGCTGTTATTGGGACAGCTGGTGCAAGTATAAGCTACATTCGACGTGCTAGTGGGGCAACTGTTACTATACAAGAAACTAGAGGTGTTCCTGGGGCAATGACAGTTGAAATCAGTGGAACTGCTTCTCAAGTCCAAACAGCTCAGCAGCTGATACAG AATTTCATGGCTGAAGCTGGAGCCCCAGCACAGCCTCAAACAGGTGGGGCCGCAGACCAAGGTTACAATCCTTATTCTCACAGTTCAGTGTATGCTTCTCCACCATCCAATCCAGAACACACCGGCCATGCTGGGGGATATGGCTCAATGTATGGTGCAAACTATGGTTACTAG